The region GTTTTTGCGTCAGGTCCTCTACGATCGCTTCCATCACCAGACCACACGCCGCAAGCTCGGCCAACTCGGAAGTTAGGTGCAACCGGTTTTCCGCAGCGGTGGCCTCTTCTGCCGTAAGTTTTCCTTTGTCCCGCCACTTCTCGAGACCCGACCGGATTGCCCGGGCGGCGTGCTGCAGGGCCGCGTCGCGTTGGTCGTGCAGGTAGACCCGATGTCCGGCCGCCAGCGCCACCTGAGCGATTCCCGCACCCATGGCGCCACCGCCCACAAGGCCGACCGCCGTGGTGCGCGTCAGTGGCATTTGAAATAGTCGAAAGGTTCGCGGCAGTCGTCGCACCGGTAGAGCGCCTTACAGGCCGTCGAGCCGAACGGACTGACCAGATGGGTTTGATCGGATTGGCAATGCGGGCAGCGCACGACGTAATCTTCGCCAAACAGCGCCAGTACGTGGCCAGTAGCCCGCACGGGGGGAGCGATGCCGTAGTCGCGCAGTTTCTGCCGCCCTTCGTCCGTCAGCCAATCGGTGGTCCAGGCGGGGCTCAGTTGGGTGCGAATGGTCAGGTTGGCGAAGCCGGCCCCGATGAGTTTGCTCCTGATGTCCAGGGCGATGGCGCTCATGGCGGGGCAACCCGAGTAAGTCGGTGTGATGGTGACCTCAACGGCGTTGCCTTTGACCTGCACGTCGCGTACGATGCCCAGATCCAGGATGCTCAGCACTGGGATTTCCGGATCGTTTACGTCCGCCAGCACGTGCCAGATGTGTTCTTTGGTGGTGGGTTTGTCAGTTACCATGTCAGTCCGGGATAAGTTCGTTGTAGGTATTGTAATTCCGCCAGGATGTAACCCAGGTGCTCTGAGTGGCGTCCTTCTTTGCCGCCCTGTTGCGGCCAGACTTCTTGCGGCAACGGCAGCGTGGCCTCCGTCAGCACACGTTCGTGATGGGCTCGCAGGGCGGGGCGCAGCGCCTGCACATCGGGGATACGCCCCTCGTGGTGCAGTTGCCGTTCCAGGGC is a window of Catalinimonas alkaloidigena DNA encoding:
- the paaD gene encoding 1,2-phenylacetyl-CoA epoxidase subunit PaaD; this encodes MVTDKPTTKEHIWHVLADVNDPEIPVLSILDLGIVRDVQVKGNAVEVTITPTYSGCPAMSAIALDIRSKLIGAGFANLTIRTQLSPAWTTDWLTDEGRQKLRDYGIAPPVRATGHVLALFGEDYVVRCPHCQSDQTHLVSPFGSTACKALYRCDDCREPFDYFKCH